One Candidatus Paceibacterota bacterium genomic region harbors:
- a CDS encoding class II fructose-bisphosphate aldolase produces MQSLLQCVQNAEKNHKAVGHFNVSTLDMVWAVVNGAKALKVPVIIGASEGERDFMGASAVRALVNQIKKDNPEREIFLNADHTYSLDRAKEVIDLGYDSVVIDGAKLSWEENVTLTKKVVEYAKLNGSHTLVEGELGYIGQSSKVLKELPKGAAVTGADMTTAEHAFEFAKETGIAMLAPAVGSIHGMLATGHDPNLNIERIKEIKAALEISLVLHGGSGLTTQNFVKGIEAGIALVHISTELRVAWCQALKISLQENADEVAPYKMLKPAQQAVQKVVEEKLKLFNNLN; encoded by the coding sequence ATGCAGAGTCTATTACAATGCGTGCAGAACGCGGAGAAAAATCATAAAGCAGTCGGCCACTTCAACGTCTCGACGCTCGACATGGTCTGGGCTGTCGTCAATGGGGCCAAAGCGCTTAAGGTGCCGGTCATTATCGGCGCTTCAGAAGGCGAGCGGGATTTCATGGGTGCATCAGCAGTGCGGGCGCTTGTGAATCAGATTAAAAAAGATAATCCGGAGCGAGAAATTTTCCTGAACGCCGATCACACTTATTCTCTGGACCGAGCGAAGGAAGTCATCGACCTTGGTTATGATTCTGTTGTTATCGACGGCGCCAAGCTGTCGTGGGAAGAGAATGTGACGCTGACGAAGAAGGTGGTTGAGTACGCGAAGCTTAACGGTAGCCATACGCTTGTCGAGGGTGAACTCGGCTACATCGGCCAGTCGTCCAAGGTGCTTAAGGAATTACCAAAGGGCGCGGCGGTGACCGGTGCCGATATGACGACCGCGGAGCACGCCTTCGAATTTGCGAAGGAGACCGGCATCGCAATGCTCGCACCGGCTGTTGGCAGTATCCACGGCATGCTTGCGACAGGGCATGATCCCAATTTAAATATCGAACGTATCAAAGAAATCAAAGCCGCTCTGGAGATATCGCTCGTCTTGCACGGCGGCTCCGGCCTCACAACCCAGAACTTTGTGAAAGGCATCGAGGCGGGCATTGCCCTTGTTCATATTTCGACCGAACTCCGCGTGGCGTGGTGCCAAGCGCTCAAGATCTCGCTCCAAGAGAACGCCGACGAAGTCGCGCCGTACAAAATGCTTAAGCCCGCTCAACAAGCAGTGCAGAAAGTCGTGGAAGAAAAGTTGAAGCTTTTTAATAATTTGAATTAA
- a CDS encoding carbohydrate kinase family protein — MEDRTTQNYDFIAVGDLVTDAFIRLKDAEVHCKIDKAACELCVRFGDKVPYESVTVCNAVGNSPNAAVCAARLGLNSALVSELGDDRIASESLSYLKSENVAHDFITKHREYKSNYHYVLWYEADRTILIKHETYPRVWPDIGSPKWLYLSSLGADTMAYQQEIARYLMNHPEIKVAFQPGTFQLRTGIRDLARIYERAEIFFCNTDEARLLLDTNEKSGANLAEMMTHHGPKMAVITDGPAGAYLYDGHLKWFMPPHPDPKPPYDRTGAGDAFTSTITACMSMGMDVHDAMLWAPINSMSVVQKIGAQAGLLTKEEIKLWLDKAPADYKLQRI, encoded by the coding sequence GTGGAAGATAGAACAACTCAAAATTACGACTTCATCGCCGTCGGCGATCTGGTGACGGATGCATTCATAAGACTTAAAGACGCCGAGGTGCATTGCAAGATTGACAAGGCCGCCTGTGAACTGTGCGTCCGCTTCGGCGATAAGGTGCCGTACGAATCGGTGACGGTCTGTAATGCCGTCGGCAACAGCCCGAACGCGGCAGTCTGCGCCGCACGACTTGGGCTGAACTCCGCACTCGTAAGCGAGCTCGGCGACGATCGCATCGCCAGCGAATCGTTATCTTATTTAAAATCGGAAAATGTCGCTCACGACTTTATCACCAAACATCGCGAGTATAAATCCAACTATCACTACGTCCTATGGTACGAGGCCGACCGCACTATTTTAATCAAGCACGAAACATATCCGCGCGTCTGGCCGGACATTGGCTCGCCCAAGTGGTTATATTTGTCATCCTTGGGTGCCGACACTATGGCGTACCAGCAAGAGATCGCTCGCTATCTGATGAATCATCCGGAAATTAAAGTCGCCTTCCAACCGGGGACATTCCAACTTCGCACTGGCATACGAGACCTTGCGCGCATTTATGAACGGGCAGAAATTTTCTTCTGCAACACTGACGAGGCGCGACTGTTATTAGACACTAATGAGAAGAGCGGCGCCAATCTCGCCGAGATGATGACTCATCATGGGCCGAAGATGGCGGTCATTACCGATGGCCCGGCCGGGGCGTATCTCTACGATGGCCATCTCAAGTGGTTCATGCCGCCCCATCCGGACCCGAAGCCGCCGTATGACCGCACCGGCGCCGGCGACGCCTTCACCTCCACTATCACCGCCTGCATGAGCATGGGAATGGACGTGCACGACGCAATGCTCTGGGCACCGATCAACTCAATGTCAGTGGTACAAAAAATCGGCGCCCAAGCCGGCTTGCTGACAAAAGAAGAAATTAAACTCTGGCTTGATAAAGCCCCGGCGGATTACAAGCTGCAGCGAATTTAA
- a CDS encoding DUF1653 domain-containing protein — MTEVKKGLYKHFKGGKYFVKDIAKHSESLEEFVVYEHLEEPNKGSIWVRPLAMFLENVDKPDYKGPRFVYIGDDK, encoded by the coding sequence ATGACAGAAGTTAAAAAAGGTTTGTACAAACACTTCAAGGGTGGTAAATATTTCGTAAAAGATATTGCGAAACATAGTGAAAGTTTAGAAGAATTCGTCGTTTACGAACATCTCGAGGAACCGAACAAAGGTTCGATATGGGTACGCCCGCTTGCGATGTTTCTAGAAAATGTAGATAAGCCCGATTACAAAGGGCCCCGTTTCGTTTATATTGGAGACGATAAGTAG
- a CDS encoding transketolase family protein, with translation MKLNPKLFQSDVEQEPIRAGFGRGLLKAGQLDERVVGFCADLTESTKMEDFKKAFPNRFIEVGVAEQNLVTVAAGMAAAGKIPFTSSYATFSPGRNWEQIRTTICYNNVNVKIVGSHAGVSVGPDGGSHQALEDIAMMRALPRMTVISPCDSIEAEKATLAVAKFVGPTYIRLAREKTPIITTAETPFTLGKANVLRARVTSHVAIIATGSLVYNALMAAEELSKEGIEATVINLHTIKPIDRETIISAAKHAGRIVTVEEHQKAGGMGSAVAELLVELYPVPMRIVGVDDKFGQSGKPTELIEFYGLGVHSIKQAVRSLVDKK, from the coding sequence ATGAAATTAAATCCTAAACTATTTCAATCAGACGTTGAGCAAGAGCCAATACGGGCGGGCTTCGGCCGTGGGCTTTTGAAGGCTGGGCAATTGGATGAACGCGTCGTCGGGTTTTGTGCTGACCTGACCGAGTCGACTAAGATGGAAGATTTTAAAAAAGCTTTTCCGAATAGATTTATTGAAGTCGGTGTGGCGGAACAAAATCTCGTGACAGTGGCAGCGGGCATGGCCGCTGCGGGGAAGATACCATTCACCTCGTCCTACGCCACCTTCTCGCCGGGCAGGAATTGGGAGCAGATCCGCACCACTATTTGCTATAACAACGTGAATGTGAAGATTGTCGGCTCGCACGCAGGAGTGTCCGTCGGCCCCGACGGCGGCTCGCACCAGGCCTTGGAGGATATCGCCATGATGCGCGCATTACCGCGGATGACGGTCATCTCACCCTGTGATTCTATCGAGGCCGAGAAGGCGACACTCGCAGTGGCCAAGTTCGTCGGACCAACGTACATTCGCCTCGCCCGCGAGAAGACACCGATAATTACAACTGCAGAGACACCGTTCACCCTCGGCAAGGCCAACGTTCTACGCGCGCGTGTCACATCCCATGTGGCAATCATTGCGACGGGCAGCCTAGTCTATAATGCGCTTATGGCGGCGGAAGAGCTAAGTAAAGAGGGAATTGAGGCGACGGTTATTAACCTACACACCATCAAGCCGATAGATAGAGAGACGATAATCAGCGCGGCAAAACATGCCGGTAGAATAGTGACTGTAGAGGAACACCAGAAGGCCGGCGGTATGGGCTCGGCAGTTGCAGAATTACTGGTAGAGTTATATCCTGTCCCTATGCGCATAGTGGGCGTCGACGACAAATTCGGCCAATCTGGCAAACCGACGGAGCTTATCGAATTCTATGGTTTAGGCGTGCACAGCATAAAACAAGCGGTTAGGAGCTTAGTAGATAAAAAGTAA
- a CDS encoding transketolase has translation MREPITEEKLTGLKKQANDIRISIIEMLVEAGSGHSAGPLGMADIFTALYFHILKHDPFYPAWPERDRLILSNGHICPVLYATMAHAKYFPVEELLTLRKFGSRLQGHPHRDFLPMLETSSGPLGCGLAQAVGMALAERITLSELAVGSGLQVVSGNAPHPLEAPHSNSHYIFCMMSDGEHDEGNTWEAIMMGGKEKLDNIIAIVDRNHIQIDGNTEDIMPLEPMRAKWEAFNWHVLDIDGHDFKEIINAVEEAKAYKGKPTVIIAHTIPGKGVSFMENKFEWHGKPPTTEEAEVALKELGARS, from the coding sequence ATGCGAGAACCGATAACAGAAGAAAAGCTCACAGGCCTCAAGAAGCAGGCGAACGATATTCGCATTTCTATTATTGAAATGCTTGTTGAGGCCGGCTCGGGTCACTCCGCCGGGCCCCTGGGCATGGCGGACATTTTTACTGCGCTCTATTTCCACATCCTGAAGCACGACCCATTTTATCCGGCTTGGCCCGAGCGTGACAGACTTATTCTCTCTAACGGCCACATCTGTCCGGTGCTCTACGCGACGATGGCGCATGCGAAATATTTCCCAGTTGAAGAACTCCTAACTTTACGTAAATTCGGCAGCAGGCTCCAGGGTCATCCGCATCGCGACTTCCTACCAATGCTCGAGACCAGTTCCGGGCCATTAGGTTGCGGTTTGGCACAGGCAGTCGGCATGGCACTGGCAGAGAGAATTACTCTTTCGGAGCTCGCAGTGGGTTCGGGGCTGCAGGTCGTCTCCGGGAATGCCCCTCACCCCCTCGAGGCTCCTCACTCGAATTCTCACTACATTTTTTGCATGATGAGCGACGGTGAACATGACGAGGGTAATACCTGGGAGGCTATCATGATGGGCGGGAAAGAGAAGCTGGATAACATTATTGCAATCGTTGATCGTAATCATATCCAGATAGACGGCAACACCGAGGACATCATGCCACTCGAGCCGATGCGCGCCAAGTGGGAGGCCTTCAACTGGCACGTACTCGATATCGACGGCCATGATTTTAAAGAAATTATCAATGCTGTCGAAGAGGCGAAGGCATATAAGGGCAAGCCGACTGTTATAATAGCGCACACCATCCCGGGCAAAGGCGTCAGCTTTATGGAAAATAAATTCGAATGGCACGGCAAACCGCCGACCACCGAGGAGGCCGAGGTGGCATTAAAGGAGTTGGGAGCTAGGAGTTAG
- a CDS encoding RpiB/LacA/LacB family sugar-phosphate isomerase, with translation MKLILGADHAGYELKEKIKTALKDKGYVIEDMGAMAYDAKDDYPNFVAPVAKAVSEDAESSRGIIIGKSGQGEAMLANRFPHVRAAVFYGGPMEIVALSRKHNDSNILSLGAGFVSEDEAHAAIDLWLDTAFEKGRHEKRIKEIDDYSAK, from the coding sequence ATGAAATTAATTCTCGGTGCGGATCATGCGGGTTATGAGCTTAAGGAGAAAATAAAAACCGCGCTTAAAGATAAGGGCTATGTGATAGAAGACATGGGCGCTATGGCCTATGATGCCAAGGACGACTATCCGAACTTTGTTGCGCCGGTGGCTAAGGCGGTGTCGGAGGATGCAGAATCCTCACGCGGGATAATTATCGGCAAATCCGGCCAGGGCGAGGCGATGCTTGCCAATCGCTTTCCACACGTACGCGCCGCTGTGTTCTACGGTGGCCCGATGGAGATTGTTGCACTTTCTCGTAAGCATAATGACTCGAACATTCTATCTCTTGGTGCAGGCTTCGTGAGCGAGGATGAAGCGCATGCGGCAATCGACCTCTGGCTCGACACTGCCTTCGAGAAGGGCAGACACGAGAAGAGAATAAAAGAAATAGATGACTACAGTGCAAAATAA
- the gatB gene encoding Asp-tRNA(Asn)/Glu-tRNA(Gln) amidotransferase subunit GatB, which produces MSDYITTIGIEIHAELATKSKMFCGCKNDPNEKRPNVNVCPVCTAQPGALPVINKEAVRQMIRIGNAVGGNIADFTEFDRKNYFYPDLPKGYQISQYKYPIVSGGTLHGVELTRIHLEEDTARSQHSGKGEDSIIDFNRSSVPLMELVTEPVVHSAKDAADFARELQLLLRYLGASEANMEKGQMRVEANISVSKDPNKFGTKVEVKNLNSFRSVERAVEYEVKRQSALIDDGGQVVQETRGWNDAKQETYSQRKKEDSHDYRYFPEPDLPKLYLNRIEEFKNLRETLPELPWEKRERLHEKFGFPDFVTEVFVQNVALGKFFEEVLAADAQDSPFAKLAANYLSSDLISLIKLKAGGEVSDLDSYIMSMPMKASEFATLVKMLQAGELSSRGAKDVLAQLFEKGGDPKALAESLGVVQKSDAGALEKIVDEVIAANIKVFEEYKAGKEASLQFLIGQGMKASKGSANPGVLKELFMNKIKS; this is translated from the coding sequence ATGTCAGATTATATAACCACGATAGGAATAGAGATACACGCTGAGCTGGCGACCAAATCCAAGATGTTTTGTGGGTGCAAGAACGACCCGAACGAGAAACGCCCGAACGTAAACGTCTGCCCCGTCTGTACGGCCCAGCCGGGCGCCTTGCCTGTCATTAATAAAGAAGCGGTGAGGCAAATGATTCGCATCGGTAACGCCGTGGGTGGGAACATTGCCGACTTTACCGAGTTTGATCGCAAGAATTATTTCTATCCGGACTTACCGAAGGGCTACCAAATAAGCCAGTATAAGTATCCGATAGTTTCCGGCGGGACATTGCACGGCGTTGAGCTCACACGCATTCATCTAGAGGAGGACACCGCGCGTTCGCAACACTCCGGTAAGGGCGAAGACAGTATTATAGATTTCAATCGTTCTTCGGTGCCCCTAATGGAGCTGGTGACCGAGCCTGTGGTGCACAGCGCCAAGGATGCGGCCGACTTCGCGCGCGAGCTTCAGCTTCTGCTTCGGTATCTCGGCGCGTCGGAAGCGAACATGGAAAAGGGGCAAATGCGCGTCGAGGCGAATATTTCTGTCAGTAAAGATCCAAACAAATTCGGTACAAAAGTTGAAGTAAAAAATTTAAATTCATTTCGCTCTGTCGAGCGCGCGGTAGAATATGAAGTAAAAAGGCAAAGTGCCTTAATCGACGACGGCGGGCAAGTGGTGCAGGAGACGCGTGGCTGGAATGACGCCAAACAAGAGACCTATAGCCAGCGCAAGAAAGAGGACTCGCACGATTATCGTTATTTTCCAGAGCCCGATCTGCCAAAACTTTATCTAAACAGAATTGAGGAATTTAAGAATTTAAGAGAGACGTTGCCGGAATTGCCTTGGGAGAAGCGTGAAAGACTGCATGAGAAGTTCGGCTTCCCGGATTTTGTTACAGAGGTCTTTGTGCAGAATGTCGCTTTAGGTAAATTCTTCGAAGAGGTGCTCGCCGCCGATGCGCAAGATAGTCCTTTTGCCAAACTTGCCGCAAATTACTTGAGCTCTGATCTGATTTCTTTGATTAAGCTAAAAGCTGGAGGAGAAGTATCCGACCTCGACTCATATATAATGAGTATGCCGATGAAGGCTTCTGAATTTGCAACTCTTGTTAAAATGCTCCAAGCCGGCGAACTGTCGTCTCGCGGAGCGAAGGATGTACTGGCACAACTCTTCGAGAAAGGCGGCGACCCCAAAGCGCTCGCAGAATCTCTGGGGGTAGTCCAGAAGAGCGATGCCGGTGCCCTGGAAAAGATCGTTGATGAAGTCATTGCCGCGAATATTAAAGTCTTCGAGGAATATAAAGCCGGTAAAGAAGCGTCACTGCAATTCTTGATAGGTCAAGGAATGAAGGCGAGCAAAGGCAGTGCCAACCCGGGCGTACTCAAGGAATTATTCATGAATAAAATAAAAAGCTAA
- the murB gene encoding UDP-N-acetylmuramate dehydrogenase has protein sequence MKVRKNVSVKPYTRFQIGGIVAYSIEVHNWRELLEAVRVAKQKKLPYYIVAGGSNLAFADGLLNIVLIKIREAVRLTGRVTYGHNVVRADASVQLWAFVQALIKKGYVGLEQLSGIPGTLGGAVVGNAGAFGIEISEYITRVKIYDGRKVRWITKDACAFRYRHSVFKERQWLVLEIEFKLNQGDPKQLKKISDEILFKRAKFKWDMKTPGSYFKNILADSLPQNILTKLDETKFIACKVPVGYLLETVGSKGYRVGGVYVSDFHANVLINDGTAEYSDLVTLVTELKKRVKEKFDIDLEEEVRRVDHTSFKVQP, from the coding sequence GTGAAAGTCAGAAAAAACGTTTCGGTTAAGCCGTATACCAGATTCCAGATCGGCGGCATTGTGGCGTATTCTATCGAGGTGCACAATTGGCGCGAGCTTCTTGAGGCGGTGCGTGTTGCGAAGCAGAAGAAATTGCCGTACTACATCGTGGCCGGCGGGAGCAACTTGGCATTCGCAGACGGGTTGCTTAATATCGTGCTTATCAAGATACGCGAGGCAGTGCGTTTGACCGGACGCGTGACATACGGGCACAACGTTGTCCGCGCAGACGCTAGCGTGCAACTCTGGGCATTCGTTCAAGCATTGATAAAAAAAGGGTACGTAGGACTCGAGCAGCTTTCGGGTATCCCCGGTACGCTTGGAGGTGCAGTTGTCGGCAATGCAGGCGCTTTTGGGATAGAAATCTCCGAATACATAACGAGAGTTAAAATATACGATGGCAGGAAAGTGCGTTGGATAACGAAGGATGCTTGCGCTTTCAGATACCGCCACTCCGTATTCAAAGAGCGACAATGGTTGGTACTTGAAATCGAATTCAAATTAAATCAAGGCGATCCAAAACAACTCAAGAAAATTTCTGATGAAATTCTGTTCAAGCGTGCAAAGTTCAAGTGGGATATGAAGACGCCCGGGAGTTATTTCAAGAACATCCTCGCCGATTCTTTGCCACAGAATATTCTGACAAAACTTGATGAGACGAAATTTATTGCCTGCAAAGTGCCTGTCGGTTACCTGCTCGAAACAGTCGGTTCCAAAGGTTATCGTGTCGGCGGTGTCTATGTATCCGACTTCCACGCCAACGTCCTTATTAATGACGGTACAGCTGAATATTCGGACTTGGTGACACTCGTTACCGAATTAAAGAAACGAGTTAAAGAGAAGTTCGATATAGACTTGGAGGAGGAAGTTCGCCGTGTTGACCATACGAGTTTTAAGGTTCAACCTTAA
- a CDS encoding adenylyltransferase/cytidyltransferase family protein, producing the protein MRKQIKVAKKKDEIIVAVSGGFDPLHIGHVRMFEEAKKHGDKLLVILNNDNWLRHKKGYVFMPQKERKEIIKSLKVVDKVVLTKHPRNVTDRSVCAELIRHKPHVFANGGDRTKGNIPEVPVCEEIGCKMIFSIGQGGKVQSSSWLVDKVKGKKK; encoded by the coding sequence ATGCGAAAGCAGATTAAGGTTGCGAAGAAGAAGGATGAAATAATAGTTGCGGTGAGCGGAGGATTTGACCCTTTACACATCGGGCACGTGAGAATGTTCGAGGAAGCCAAGAAGCACGGTGACAAACTACTCGTCATTCTTAATAACGATAACTGGTTGCGCCACAAGAAGGGCTACGTCTTCATGCCACAAAAGGAACGAAAGGAAATCATAAAATCACTCAAGGTTGTCGACAAAGTAGTACTCACCAAGCATCCGAGGAACGTAACCGATCGCAGTGTCTGCGCCGAGCTTATCCGCCACAAGCCACACGTCTTCGCGAACGGCGGGGATAGGACCAAGGGCAACATTCCGGAGGTTCCGGTCTGCGAGGAGATTGGTTGCAAAATGATCTTCAGTATCGGCCAGGGCGGTAAGGTGCAGTCCAGCTCGTGGCTCGTAGATAAGGTAAAAGGTAAAAAGAAATAG
- a CDS encoding phage holin family protein, with the protein MTSIILRWVLNALALLLVGYLVPGVTVSGFMTALVLVVVFGIINVTIKPLLVLLTLPINILTLGLFTLIINALLFWFVATFIKGFAVENFLAAFLGTLLYSVITTLVSHYAKAD; encoded by the coding sequence ATGACATCAATCATTCTTCGTTGGGTTCTGAACGCACTCGCGTTGCTTCTGGTCGGGTATCTTGTGCCCGGAGTAACGGTCTCCGGCTTTATGACCGCGCTTGTCCTCGTTGTGGTCTTCGGTATTATTAACGTGACAATTAAGCCGCTCTTGGTACTTCTGACCCTGCCTATCAACATCCTGACTTTGGGACTGTTTACGCTCATAATAAATGCTCTGCTCTTCTGGTTCGTCGCCACGTTTATTAAAGGTTTTGCCGTCGAGAACTTCTTGGCCGCATTCCTCGGCACCTTGCTCTATTCGGTTATTACTACATTGGTGAGCCATTATGCGAAAGCAGATTAA
- a CDS encoding inosine/xanthosine triphosphatase — MGNRIIFKIGSKNKAKVDAVIEILRDYPHLAGAKVVSAESTSDVSAQPKSLEETVRGATNRAKNCFSECDYSIGIESGLMKVPYTKGGHMDVCVVAIYDGKEFHIGLSSAWEFPDVSVTKMMLEEGLDMSQAINKAGMTKNMQIGSAEGAIGILTKGRMDRKEYTKQALRTALIHLEQFDF; from the coding sequence ATGGGCAATAGAATCATTTTTAAAATTGGCTCAAAGAATAAGGCAAAAGTTGATGCTGTTATCGAGATATTGCGTGATTATCCACATCTTGCGGGTGCCAAGGTCGTCTCAGCAGAAAGTACCTCTGATGTTTCTGCGCAACCGAAATCACTCGAGGAAACTGTTCGAGGCGCAACCAATCGCGCAAAAAATTGCTTTAGTGAATGTGACTACAGTATCGGCATCGAGTCTGGTCTAATGAAGGTTCCGTATACCAAGGGTGGGCACATGGATGTCTGTGTCGTTGCAATATACGACGGCAAAGAATTTCATATAGGTCTCTCTTCGGCTTGGGAATTTCCGGATGTGTCTGTGACTAAGATGATGCTCGAAGAAGGTCTCGATATGAGCCAAGCGATTAACAAAGCAGGAATGACAAAGAATATGCAGATCGGTTCAGCCGAAGGCGCTATCGGTATTTTGACGAAAGGTAGAATGGACCGCAAAGAGTACACCAAACAAGCCTTGCGTACAGCATTAATTCATCTCGAACAGTTTGATTTTTGA
- a CDS encoding four helix bundle protein, translating into MATIQRFEDLICWQKARELTKGVYTALKSCKDYGFTDQIQRASVSVMSNIAEGFERGTRQEFLNYLFIAKGSAGEVRAQLYVGLDVGYLNIETFTYLNGLALDCSRLIHSFTEKVKGNTVRGSQFKSAPDQDEVFLKEQMRTMSPELFKMYYDDK; encoded by the coding sequence ATGGCTACGATTCAACGATTCGAGGACTTGATATGCTGGCAGAAAGCTCGTGAACTGACGAAGGGGGTGTATACTGCACTCAAATCCTGCAAAGATTACGGCTTCACCGATCAAATCCAACGCGCTTCGGTATCAGTGATGAGCAATATTGCCGAGGGCTTTGAGCGAGGAACGCGGCAGGAATTTCTAAATTATTTATTCATCGCCAAAGGTTCTGCCGGAGAAGTGCGCGCGCAGTTATATGTTGGACTGGATGTGGGTTATTTAAATATTGAAACATTTACATATTTAAATGGACTGGCGCTCGATTGCTCACGCCTCATTCACAGCTTCACAGAAAAAGTTAAGGGTAACACCGTTCGCGGTTCTCAATTCAAATCCGCTCCCGACCAAGACGAGGTGTTTCTTAAAGAACAAATGAGAACCATGTCGCCTGAATTATTTAAAATGTATTACGATGATAAGTAA
- a CDS encoding NUDIX domain-containing protein: MEHKLFEVNQNAVIRNSEGGILILKNVGKWMLPGGRLEEGETWLEGLQREVKEETGIEKFIVVKILNANTSSSGKTYIVTFLCEVESVPEVKLSNEHQEYVWLDLRNIDRYEFTNGKVKEVLDYFLQKYSI; this comes from the coding sequence ATGGAGCATAAACTCTTTGAAGTAAATCAGAATGCTGTTATTCGAAATAGCGAAGGAGGTATTCTTATTCTAAAAAATGTGGGAAAATGGATGCTACCTGGAGGCCGGTTGGAGGAAGGCGAAACATGGCTTGAGGGTCTACAAAGGGAAGTAAAGGAAGAAACCGGTATTGAAAAATTTATTGTAGTAAAAATCCTAAACGCAAATACGAGCAGCAGTGGCAAGACGTACATTGTGACATTCCTGTGCGAGGTAGAAAGTGTTCCTGAAGTTAAGTTAAGTAATGAGCATCAAGAATATGTTTGGCTGGATTTAAGGAATATAGACAGATATGAATTCACAAATGGAAAGGTCAAAGAAGTATTGGATTATTTTTTGCAGAAGTATTCTATTTAA